Proteins from a genomic interval of Saccopteryx leptura isolate mSacLep1 chromosome 13, mSacLep1_pri_phased_curated, whole genome shotgun sequence:
- the ADRA2A gene encoding alpha-2A adrenergic receptor, giving the protein MFRQEQPLAEGSFAPMGSLQPDAGNASWNGTEAPGGGARATPYSLQVTLTLVCLAGLLMLLTVFGNVLVIIAVFTSRALKAPQNLFLVSLASADILVATLVIPFSLANEVMGYWYFGKAWCEIYLALDVLFCTSSIVHLCAISLDRYWSITQAIEYNLKRTPRRIKAIIVTVWVISAVISFPPLISIEKKGGGDQQQAEPRCEINDQKWYVISSCIGSFFAPCLIMILVYVRIYQIAKRRTRVPPSRRGPDAAPPGGTERRPNGLGPERGVGPGGAEAEPLPVQLNGAPGESTPAGPRDTEALDLEESSSSEHAEGPPGTRRSERGPRAKGKARESQAKPGDSLPRRGQGAPGPRVPAAGPGEERGGGAKASRWRGRQNREKRFTFVLAVVIGVFVVCWFPFFFTYTLSAVGCSVPPTLFKFFFWFGYCNSSLNPVIYTIFNHDFRRAFKKILCRGDRKRIV; this is encoded by the coding sequence ATGTTCCGCCAGGAGCAGCCACTGGCCGAGGGCAGCTTCGCGCCCATGGGCTCCCTGCAGCCAGACGCGGGCAACGCGAGCTGGAACGGGACCGAGGCACCGGGGGGCGGCGCCCGGGCCACCCCCTACTCTCTGCAGGTGACCCTGACGCTCGTGTGTCTGGCCGGCTTGCTCATGCTGCTCACTGTGTTCGGCAACGTGCTGGTCATCATTGCCGTGTTCACGAGCCGCGCGCTCAAGGCGCCCCAGAACCTGTTCCTGGTGTCGCTGGCCTCGGCAGACATCCTGGTGGCCACGCTTGTCATCCCTTTCTCGCTGGCCAACGAAGTCATGGGCTACTGGTACTTCGGCAAGGCGTGGTGCGAGATCTACCTGGCGCTCGACGTGCTCTTCTGCACCTCGTCCATCGTGCACCTGTGCGCCATCAGCTTGGATCGCTACTGGTCCATCACGCAGGCCATCGAGTACAACCTGAAGCGCACGCCGCGCCGCATCAAGGCCATCATCGTCACCGTGTGGGTCATCTCCGCCGTCATCTCCTTCCCGCCGCTCATCTCCATCGAGAAGAAGGGCGGCGGCGACCAGCAGCAGGCCGAGCCGCGCTGCGAGATCAACGACCAGAAGTGGTATGTCATCTCGTCGTGCATCGGCTCCTTCTTCGCGCCCTGCCTCATCATGATCCTGGTCTACGTGCGCATCTACCAGATCGCCAAGCGCCGCACCCGCGTGCCGCCCAGCCGCCGGGGCCCGGACGCCGCGCCCCCCGGGGGCACCGAGCGCAGGCCCAACGGCCTGGGCCCCGAGCGCGGCGTGGGCCCCGGGGGCGCTGAGGCCGAGCCGCTGCCCGTCCAGCTTAACGGTGCGCCCGGGGAGTCCACACCGGCTGGGCCGCGCGACACCGAAGCCCTGGACTTGGAGGAGAGCTCGTCGTCGGAGCACGCGGAGGGGCCCCCAGGGACCCGCAGGTCCGAGCGCGGCCCCCGGGCCAAAGGGAAGGCCCGGGAGAGCCAGGCGAAGCCCGGGGACAGCCTGCCGCGACGCGGGCAGGGGGCGCCGGGGCCCAGGGTGCCGGCAGCCGGGCCCGGGGAGGAGCGCGGCGGGGGAGCCAAGGCGTCGCGCTGGCGCGGGCGGCAGAACCGCGAGAAGCGCTTCACGTTCGTGCTGGCCGTCGTCATCGGCGTGTTCGTGGTGTGCTGGTTCCCCTTCTTCTTCACCTACACGCTCTCGGCCGTCGGCTGCTCCGTGCCGCCCACGCTCTTCAAGTTCTTCTTCTGGTTCGGCTACTGCAACAGCTCGCTGAACCCGGTCATCTACACCATCTTCAACCACGACTTCCGCCGCGCCTTCAAGAAGATCCTCTGCCGCGGGGACAGGAAGCGGATCGTGTGA